A part of Abyssisolibacter fermentans genomic DNA contains:
- a CDS encoding IS110 family transposase has translation MNGKKSDKKDSLWLADLHKHGLVHRRFIPPVDIRNLRDICRYRTKLVSNRSSEKNRVKNFLTVSNIVISNVVSDTFGKSSSEIIQYLIQCSESGSSDSFSPEHCKSLLRKSLNNKKMGLLRS, from the coding sequence ATTAACGGTAAGAAATCCGATAAAAAGGATTCTCTTTGGCTTGCTGACCTCCACAAACATGGTCTTGTTCATAGACGCTTTATTCCACCTGTTGATATAAGAAACTTAAGGGATATTTGCCGATATAGAACAAAGCTAGTCTCCAATCGCTCAAGTGAAAAGAATCGTGTTAAGAACTTCCTTACTGTCTCTAATATCGTTATTTCTAATGTAGTTTCTGATACCTTTGGTAAGTCTTCTTCTGAAATAATTCAATACTTGATTCAGTGTAGTGAATCAGGTTCTTCTGATTCTTTCTCTCCTGAACATTGTAAATCTTTATTACGTAAATCTCTTAATAATAAGAAGATGGGGTTGTTGAGGTCATAA